The following nucleotide sequence is from Oncorhynchus nerka isolate Pitt River unplaced genomic scaffold, Oner_Uvic_2.0 unplaced_scaffold_1467, whole genome shotgun sequence.
acctgaaatataagtgtttacatagggctatatactgtacactacctgaaatataagtgtttacataggcctatatactgcacactacctgaaatataaatgtacatttgtttgtatgtttacataggcctatatactgtacactacctgaaatataagtgtttacataggcctatatactgtacactacctgaaatataagtgtttacataggccttactgtacactacctgaaatataagtgtttacataggcctataatgtacaaaatcaaatcaaatcaaatgttatttgtcacatacacatggttagcagatgttaatgcgagtgtagcgaaatgcttgtgcttctagttccgacaatgcagtgataaccaacaagtaatctaactaacaattccaaaactactgtcttatacacagtgtaaggggataaagaatatgtacataaggatatatgaatgagtaatagagcagcatacagtagatggtatcgagtacagtatatacatatgagatgagtatgtagacaaagtaaacaaagtggcatagttaaagtggctggtgatacatgtattacataaggatgcagtcgatgatgtaaagtacagtatatacgtatgcatatgagatgaataatgtagggtaagtaacattatataaggtagcattgtttaaagtggctagtgatatatttacatcatttcccatcaattcccattattaaagtggctggagttgagtcagtgtcaatgacagtgtgttggcagcagccactcaatgttagtggtggctgtttaacagtctgatggccttgagatagaagctgtttttcagtctctcggtcccagctttgatgcacctgtactgacctcgccttctggatgatagcggggtgaacaggcagtggttcgggtggttgatgtccttgatgatctttatggccttcctgtaacatcgggtggtgtaggtgtcctggagggcaggtagtttgcccccggtgatgcgttgtgcagacctcactaccctctggagagccttacggttgagggcggagcagttgccgtaccaggcggtgatacagcccgccaggatgctctcgattgtgcatctgtagaagtttgtgagtgcttttggtgacaagccgaatttcttcagcctcctgcggttgaagaggcgctgctgcgccttcttcacgacgctgtcagtgtgagtggaccaattcagtttgtctgtgatgtgtatgccgaggaacttaaaacttgctaccctctccactactgttccatcgatgtggataagggggtgttccctctgctgtttcctgaagtccacaatcatctccttagttttgttgacgttgagtgtgaggttattttcctgacaccacactccgagggccctcacctcctccctgtaggccgtctcgtcgttgttggtaatcaagcctaccactgttgtgtcgtccgcaaacttgatgattgagttggaggcgtgcgaggccacgcagtcgtgggtgaacagggagtacaggagagggctcagaacacacccttgtggggcccccgtgttgaggatcagcggggaggagatgttgttgcctaccctcaccacctgggggcggcccgtcaggaagtccagtacccagttgcacagggcggggtcgagacccagggtctcgagcttgatgacgagcttggagggtactatggtgttgaatgccgagctgtagtcgatgaacagcattctcacataggtattcctcttgtccaggtgggttagggcagtgtgcagtgtggttgagattgcatcgtctgtggacctatttgggcggtaagcaaattggagtgggtctagggtgtcaggtagggtggaggtgatatggtccttgactagtctctcaaagcacttcatgatgacggaagtgagtgctacggggcggtagtctttagcacagttaccttagctttcttgggaacaggaactacctgaaatataaatgtttacataggcctgtatactgtacactacctgaaatataagtgtttacataggcctatatactgtacactacctgaaatataagtgtttacataggcctgtatactgtacactacctgaaatataagtgtttacataggtctatatactgtacactacctgaaatataagtgtttacataggcctgtatactgtacactacctgaaatataagtgtttacataggcctctagactacctgaaatataaatgtttactgtactgtactacctgaaatataagtgtttacataggcctatatactgtacactacctgaaatataagtgtttacataggcctgttactgtacactacctggcataggtctatatactgtacactacctgaaatataagtgtttacTAGGACCTGAAATATAAATGTTTACAGACTAGAAATATAAATGTTTACatagctatatactgtacactacctgaaatataagtgtttacataggtctatatactgtacactacctgaaatataagtgtttacataggtctatatactgtacactacctgaaatataaatgtttacataggtctatatactgtacactacctgaaatataagtgtttacataggcctatatactgtacactacctgaaatataagtgtttacataggcctatatactgtagactacctgaaatataaatgtttacatagggctatatactgtacactacctgaaatataagtgtttacataggcctatatactgtacactacctgaaatataagtgtttacataggcctgtatactgtacactacctgaaatataagtgtttacataggtctatatactgtacactacctgaaatataagtgtttacataggcctatatactgtacactacctgaaatataagtgtttacataggcctatatactgtagactacctgaaatataaatgtttacatagggctatatactgtacactacctgaaatataagtgtttacataggtctatatactgtacactacctgaaatataagtgtttacataggtctatatactgtacactacctgaaatataagtgtttacataggcctatatactgtagacTACCTGACATATAAATGTTTACATagggctatatactgtacactacctgaaatataactgtacatttgtttgtatgtttacataggcctatatactgtacactacctgaaatataaatgtacatttgtttgtatgtttacataggcctatacactgtacactacctgaaatataagtgtttacataggcctatatactgtagacTACCTGACATATAAATGTTTACATagggctatatactgtacactacctgaaatataaatgtacatttgtttgtatgtttacataggcctatatactgtacactacctgaaatataagtgtttacataggtctatatactgtacactacctgaaatataagtgtttacatagggctatatactgtacactacctgaaatataagtgtttacataggtctatatactgtacactacctgaaatataagtgtttacataggtctatatactgtacactacctgaaatataagtgtttacataggtctatatactgtacactacctgaaatataaatgtacatttgtttgtatgtttacataggcctatatacggtacactacctgaaatataaatgtacatttgtttgtatgtttacataggcctatatactgtacactacctgaaatataagtgtttacataggtctatatactgtacactacctgaaatataagtgtttacatagggctatatactgtacactacctgaaatataagtgtttacataggtctatatactgtacactacctgaaatataagtgtttacataggtctatatactgtacactacctgaaatataagtgtttacataggcctatatactgtagactacctgaaatataagtgtttacataggcctatatactgtagactacctgaaatataaatgtacatttgtttgtatgtttacataggcctatacactgtatatatacagtattacctgAAACATAAATGtacataggcctatatactgtatattacctgAAACATAAATGTTCATAGGCCTATAGACCCTGCCCAACTAGAAATATAAATGTACAtaggtctatatactgtacacaacTTGAAATATAAATGTTTACATAGGTCTATATACTGTCAATTACCTGAAATATAAATGTACATAGGCCTATATACTCTACACTACCTGAAATATACATACACataggtctatatactgtagactacctgaaatataaatgtacataggtctatatactgtacacaacTTGAAATATAAATGTTTACATAGGTCTATATACTGTCAATTACCTGAAATATAAATGtacataggcctatatactgtacactacctgaaatatacatacacataggtctatatactgtacacaacttgaaatataaatgtttacataggcctatatactgtacactacctgaaatgtaaatgtacatttgttTGTATGTACATGAGCCCAATACATGCAACAACTTACATCCATGCAACCTTATTGGTTGTTTCCTATTAGTAGGCCTATTTCATCACATCCCCATTCAGAGATCAATTGTATTCCGCCATGTGAATGAATGAAATGAACTGTAACTTGTtgttgaaggaggaggagggaagacgtGTGTGTGCCCGCTGTGTAAGGAGAGCTTCAGGAAGAGGCCGGAACTTCACATCAACCGCACCCTGAAGGAGATCACCGAGCAGTTTAAGAAGATGGCGGACGCATTGGACCGGGGGGCCATGGTGTTTGAAGGAGGGATTGAGAGTCAAGGTTGGGGTGGCGGTGGAAATGAGGGCATGTCATACGGGGTTGAGCGTCCTCCGGTCCTCCAAGACCCCCAGGGATGGGTGTGATGCCTGGGGATTTGTTGTTGGAAATGAAGACCAGGTTCCAACGACCTTCGAACTCCAGAACCCCTCCGCCCGTCCTCCACCCCCACCCGCCCTCACCCTTCTCCTCCAACACCACCGCCCTCTCGCCCCCCGCCCCTCCTGTTGTCCCACGCAGATACACCCTGAGCGGGCCGGCTGATTCCTCCACCGACGCGCCTCTCTGTCCTGAACACCAGAGGGGGCTGGAGTTCTTCTGCCGGACAGACCAGACGTGTGGGTGTGCCGTGTGCATGGAGGGAGAGCACCATGGACACCAGGTTATACCAGCCAAGAGAGAGTGGCTCATTAAGAaggtagggagagggacagaggtggAGGAGCAGAGGTGTGTGAACTAATTCTGATGGAGATGTAGGGTACTCCAATTGCAATGCTACTACTGTAGAAATGAAAACATACTGTATTAACCAAAGCTATATTGTCAGTTTAATCAACTCTACACAAAAGAGCCTGGGTGTTTGAAACATTTTTCAAATTGTGTTAATCACATGCTTCGaggtagaggtagatatgtacatactaGGAATACGGAATAAGTACATTGCAGTATGTTGACTCCGGTCTGTTTCTGTATGCAGTCTCAGTTGGAAATCACAGAGGCAGAGCTGAGGGACATGATCACACAGAGAGAAAAGAAGGTGGAGGACATCAGGACATCACTGGAGAACATACAGGTGGgtgtctggaacacacacacagagacacacacagtacacacacacagtacacacacacagtacacacacacacacagacagacacacacacacacagtacacgcacacagtacacacacacacacacagacacacacacacagtacacacacacacactctccctgcccctcatcatccctctctctccctctctctccctcccctctttgtCTTTcaatcctctctccctgcccctcatcatccctctctctctctccctctctctccctctctctctctatcgctctctccctctctctctctctctccctctctccctctctccctgcccctcatcatccctctctctctccctctctccctgcccctcatcatccctctctccctgcccctcatcatccctctctctccctctctccctgcccctcatcatccctctctctctctctctctccctctctctctctctccctttacctctctctctctccccctctctctctctccctctctccctgcccctcatcatccctttctctctctctctccctctctctatctctccctctctctttacctctctctctctccctctctctctctctcctctctctcccctctctccctgcccctcatcatccctctctctctatctctccctctctccctctccctctctccctctccctctccctctctctctctctctctctctctctctctctctccccaggtgtGTGCGGAGCATGAGACAGCAGGCAGCATGCATGTGTTCTCTGCCCTGGTGAGCTCTGTGGAGAGGAGCCAGGCAGAGCTGTTGGAGGTGATAGAGATGTCACAGCGGGCTGCACAGCACCGAGGACAGACCCTCATCAGAGACCTAGAGCAGGTGTCATTTTATTCATTCATTTTATTTGAGTGAACGGTTTATTTCAGAGAGAACGGTTTATTTCAGAGTGAACGGTTTATTTCAGAGAGAACGGTTTATTTCAGAGAGAACGGTTTATTTCAGAGTGAACGGTTTATTTCAGAGTGAACGGTTTATTTCAGAGTGAACGGTTTATTTCAGAGAGAACGGTTTATTTCAGAGTGAACGGTTTATTTCAGAGTGAACGGTTTATTTCAGAGTGAACGGTTTATTTCAGAGAGAACGGTTTATTTCAGAGTGAACGGTTTTATTTCAGAGAGAACGGTTTATTTCAGAGAGAATTTCAGAGTGAACGGTTTATTTCAGAGAGAACGGTTTATTTCAGAGAGAACGGTTTATTTCAGAGAAGAACGGTTTATTTCAGAGAGAACGGTTTATTTCAGAGAGAACGGTTTATTTCAGAGAGAACGGTTTATTTCAGAGTGAACGGTTTATTTCAGAGTGAACGGTTTATTTCAGAGTGAACGGTTTATTTCAGAGTGAACGGTTTATTTCAGAGTGAACGGTTTATTTCAGAGTGAACGGTTTATTTCAGAGTGAACGGTTTATTTCAGAGAGAACGGTTTATTTCAGAGAGAACGGTTTATTTCAGAGAGAACGGTTTATTTCAGAGAGAACGGTTTATTTCAGAGTGAACGGTTTATTTCAGAGTGAACGGTTTATTTCAGAGAGAACGGTTTATTTCAGAGAGAGGACAATCATATCAATAGGCGGAGTTATTTTATACAATTTACAATCCAAGAACTAGACATCGACACAATATTATTAAAACTTCAATCTCACCAAATGTGATGCATTGTACTAGATTTGGCTAAACAGCTTATTTACATCTTCAGTAGGtgatcaataaaatcaattcagGCTGCTATCTTTTTAGCTACTGATATTGGTGATTGTTGTCTTTGTTACTGTGTTGCTGCAATGGTTGACAAACCAATTCCCCCTGGGATTATTAGTAATAAAGTATTTCTTGTCTTTTCTTTCCTATCATAGGAGATCTCTGAGCTGAGGAAGAGAAGTGCTACCCTCACCCAGCTAGCCCAGTCTGACGACTACGTACTTTTCTTCAAGGTTAGAGACGCTTTCTGTTCATCACGTCTTTTTTTCTTTATTGATCCTTTTCAACAATTTCTACCTTTTTTTAAACCGTTGTTTCCTTCAGTTAACTTAGTTACAAGGTAAGAGGTACTTTTCCCTTCCATTCTCTTCATTTAAAATTATCTTGCTACTTGTTTTTTCTAATTAATTTATTCCTCCATTCACTTTATTCCTCTTCTCAGACATTCTCCACCCCGCCTCAGACCAGGGATTGGTCGGATGCTGTTGTGACCTCTGACCTCACCTCAGGGGCGGTGCTTCTGACTGTCAATCAAATGGTGGAGCGGTTTCGGGAGGAGCTCAAGAGACTGCCGGAGATCTGTGAGTTATGGCTGACCGTTGTAGAACTCCTATACATTCTATCTATGAGTACTATCAGTTTCAAAGTGGGCAAAACTGGTTGAAATTACGTCAAGATTTTACCACTTTTGCTCGCTGGGTTGTTGCAAGTGACAAACAAAGAATATCACCAATACTGTAGTGTTGAGACGGTCTAATTTTACTTTATGAGCACtactaggctacaatactgtagtgTTGTGACTGTCTAACTTACCTTCATGAACACTaataggctacaatactgtagtgTTGAGATGGTCTAACTTTACTTTATGAACACTAATATGCTACATTTCTGTAGTGTTGAGACGGTCTAACTTTACTTTATGAACATGACTAGACTACAATACAGTAGTGTTGAGATGGTCTAACTTTACTTTATGAACACTACTACAATACTATAGTGTTGAGACGATCTAACTACTTTATGAGCACtactaggctacaatactgtagtgTTGTGACTGTCTAACTTTACTTCATGAACACtactaggctacaatactgtaatgTCGAGACGGTCTAACTTTACTTTATGAACACTACTACAATACTGTAGTGTTGTGACTGTCTAACTTTACTTCATGAACACTACTAGGTTACAATACTGTAGTGTTGAGACGGTCTAACTTTACTTTATGAACACGACTAGGCTACAATACAATATGTAGAGGATGATGTAGACCATCGATTCTCAACTGGTGGGTCGTGACCCAAATTTAGGTCGCAAGAGGTTTTGAATGGGTTGTGTGTGTCAGTAAAATAAattcaaaatgtaataaaaaaatacTCCAGTCTGAACTTAAACAATTTAAACCAGGTAGAGAGTGTGAATAAATGATAATGaacttatttatatattttaaataacttAATCTCTGAACAGTTTGTCTTCAATCACAGTATTTTCAATATAAAGCTATTAGCAGCACTATTTTGGTTGATTTTGTTGTCTCAAACCAGTGAGTTTATTAACAATGTTCATCAAGAACATGGGGCAAAATGTATTTATTGACAATGAAAGATGTGGGAATGTTGTTCCCTTGTCATATAATTGCTATATTTAAAATCAATACAGAATTAAAAATAGTTTTTCAGATGATATTTTGCAGATTATTTTTCCCAATGCAAATATTGTGTCGTGACAGACAACCTGGTTAATTTAGGGTCCCAAGGCAAAACCAGTTGAGAACCTATAGACCCATACACTGCATTGTCTTTTGTTGGCCAGGTCTGCGTCCTCAACCTCAAACAGACCAATCCGTGGGGAGATATAGTCCAAGTAAGGTTTACACGCTCAAAGTACCATCCCATCTGTATCTTTTAGTGTTAATTATGATCTAATATGTGTCTGATATTGATTAATGCATTCTCTTATGTTTGGCCAGGGTTGCGTCCTCAACCTCAACCAGACCAATCTGTGGGAAGATGTAGTCCAAGTATGATTTTCATTCATGTCTGTGTCACACTCAAAGTCCCAGCTCCTCCCATTCTGTGTGTCTAATAATCTATACGGTATTGATTTGATGTATTCTCTTTTGTTTGACCAGGTTTGCTTTCTCAACCAAACTATGCTATCGGAAAAATAGTCCAAGTAAGTCCAAGATAACATTCATGTCTCTGTCACACTCACAGACCCAACATATGTCTAATAATTCATACAGTAATTGATTTCCTGTATTCTAATTTGTTTGGCCAGATTTACCTTCTCAACCAGACCAGTCCCTGGGAAGAAGTAGTCCAAGTAAGATTTTAATTAATTCACGGCTGCTTCTGTCACACTCATCCCTTTCCATTTGTTTCTAATAATAACACTG
It contains:
- the LOC115122129 gene encoding LOW QUALITY PROTEIN: E3 ubiquitin-protein ligase TRIM65-like (The sequence of the model RefSeq protein was modified relative to this genomic sequence to represent the inferred CDS: inserted 1 base in 1 codon) — its product is MALSGSGGFLSEDQFICSICLDVFTNPVSTPCGHSYCLDCISTYWDGGGGKTCVCPLCKESFRKRPELHINRTLKEITEQFKKMADALDRGAMVFEGGIESQGWGGGGNEGMSYGVERPPVXPRPPGMGVMPGDLLLEMKTRFQRPSNSRTPPPVLHPHPPSPFSSNTTALSPPAPPVVPRRYTLSGPADSSTDAPLCPEHQRGLEFFCRTDQTCGCAVCMEGEHHGHQVIPAKREWLIKKSQLEITEAELRDMITQREKKVEDIRTSLENIQVCAEHETAGSMHVFSALVSSVERSQAELLEVIEMSQRAAQHRGQTLIRDLEQEISELRKRSATLTQLAQSDDYVLFFKLT